The following proteins come from a genomic window of Thermodesulfobacteriota bacterium:
- a CDS encoding glycosyltransferase codes for MTVKGTTSFEGAGNPDEFPMVSVIIPVYNDLKRLEICLDALQVQSYPKDRYEVVVVDNGSERDIEGALKKYEMVRFGREDKRGSYAARNRGLDMAGGELIAFTDSDCIPAEEWMEKGVKAFLAVPGCGLVAGGIEFFFSDPENPTAVELYDSIVHLKQKNYVENGRYGATANVFTSRKVIDAVGPFNDRLKSGGDSEWGKRVFSHGYKVAYADDARVFHPARRSFGQIRRKTLRLAGGTHERLEENIFTYLIRLPLIVMDNAALIYGVWRDKRLKGIGRKFKVSALALMVKSLQFFERIRLNMGGRSRG; via the coding sequence ATGACGGTCAAGGGGACGACGTCCTTCGAGGGAGCGGGCAACCCCGATGAGTTTCCCATGGTCTCGGTCATAATCCCAGTCTATAATGATTTGAAGCGGCTCGAGATATGCCTCGATGCGCTTCAGGTGCAGAGCTACCCGAAGGACCGCTACGAGGTCGTGGTCGTCGATAACGGCTCCGAGCGGGATATCGAGGGGGCTCTCAAAAAGTACGAGATGGTCCGTTTCGGTCGGGAAGACAAACGCGGTTCGTACGCGGCCCGCAACAGGGGGCTTGATATGGCAGGCGGCGAACTGATAGCCTTTACCGACTCCGACTGCATACCGGCCGAAGAGTGGATGGAGAAGGGCGTGAAGGCCTTTTTGGCTGTCCCCGGCTGCGGGCTTGTCGCCGGGGGGATAGAGTTCTTCTTCAGCGACCCGGAGAACCCAACGGCAGTGGAGCTCTATGACAGCATTGTCCACCTCAAGCAGAAAAACTATGTTGAAAACGGAAGATACGGGGCGACGGCGAACGTCTTTACCAGCAGGAAGGTCATCGACGCCGTGGGCCCTTTTAACGACAGGCTTAAGTCCGGCGGGGACTCGGAATGGGGCAAGCGCGTCTTTTCCCACGGGTATAAGGTGGCCTACGCGGATGACGCCCGTGTCTTCCATCCGGCAAGGCGCTCCTTCGGGCAGATCCGCAGGAAGACCCTGCGGCTCGCCGGCGGGACCCACGAAAGGCTCGAAGAGAATATCTTTACCTATCTGATACGCCTGCCCTTGATAGTGATGGACAACGCGGCCCTGATATACGGTGTCTGGCGCGACAAGAGGCTAAAGGGTATCGGGCGCAAGTTCAAGGTCTCTGCCCTCGCTTTAATGGTAAAGTCTCTTCAGTTCTTCGAAAGGATACGGCTGAACATGGGGGGCAGGTCCAGGGGGTAG
- a CDS encoding threonine synthase, which yields MSYMKALKCRECGKEYPKEALHVCEYCFGPLEVVYEYDEIKKVLDRETIEKRPPNMWRYRELLPLEGEPTVGAQVGFTPLIRANNLAEALGVEELYLKNDAVNYPTLSFKDRVVSVAISRAREMGFDVISCASTGNLANSVAAHAAACGMDSYVFIPFDLEQTKILGTLVYGSKVVGIKGTYDEVNRLCSEIAGKYGWAFVNINIRPYYAEGSKAFGYEIAEQLGWRLPKHTVVPMAGGSLITKIWKAYKEFQKLGFVEEAPASVYGAQAAGCAPIVTAVKQGSELITPVRPKTVAKSLAIGNPADGYYSVKAIKESGGWAEDVTDEEIVDAMKLLAETEGIFAETAGGVTLGVTKKLLDQGRIPKDESIVISITGNGLKTQEALQGKLKEAPVIEASLKEFDDLVESSGREYAVKG from the coding sequence ATGAGTTACATGAAGGCGCTAAAGTGCAGGGAGTGCGGCAAAGAGTACCCGAAGGAAGCGCTCCACGTCTGCGAATACTGCTTCGGACCGCTCGAAGTGGTATATGAGTACGATGAAATAAAAAAGGTCCTCGACCGGGAGACGATCGAAAAGAGGCCGCCGAACATGTGGCGCTACCGGGAACTCCTCCCGCTCGAAGGCGAGCCCACGGTCGGCGCACAGGTAGGTTTTACCCCGCTCATAAGGGCGAATAACCTGGCCGAAGCGCTCGGCGTCGAAGAGCTCTACCTGAAGAACGACGCCGTCAACTACCCGACCCTTTCCTTCAAGGACCGGGTCGTGTCGGTGGCCATTTCCCGGGCTCGGGAGATGGGTTTCGACGTAATCTCGTGCGCCTCGACCGGGAACCTCGCAAACTCGGTCGCGGCGCATGCCGCGGCATGCGGCATGGACAGCTACGTCTTTATCCCCTTCGACCTCGAGCAGACCAAAATACTCGGCACGCTCGTCTACGGCTCGAAGGTGGTCGGCATAAAGGGCACCTACGACGAGGTGAACCGCCTCTGCTCGGAGATAGCGGGGAAGTACGGCTGGGCGTTCGTCAACATAAACATCCGGCCCTACTATGCCGAGGGCTCGAAGGCTTTCGGGTACGAGATAGCCGAGCAGCTCGGCTGGCGGCTGCCGAAGCATACGGTGGTCCCGATGGCCGGCGGCTCGCTCATAACGAAGATATGGAAGGCCTATAAGGAGTTCCAAAAACTCGGGTTCGTGGAGGAGGCCCCCGCGAGCGTATACGGCGCGCAGGCGGCGGGGTGCGCCCCCATAGTCACGGCCGTAAAGCAGGGGAGCGAACTAATAACGCCGGTGAGGCCCAAGACCGTGGCCAAGAGCCTCGCCATAGGCAACCCGGCCGATGGCTACTACTCGGTAAAGGCCATAAAAGAGAGCGGGGGGTGGGCCGAGGACGTAACCGACGAGGAGATAGTGGACGCCATGAAGCTCCTTGCCGAGACCGAGGGCATATTCGCCGAGACGGCCGGAGGCGTGACGCTCGGGGTCACGAAGAAACTCCTCGATCAGGGAAGGATTCCTAAAGACGAGTCCATAGTGATCTCCATTACCGGTAACGGCCTTAAGACGCAGGAAGCGCTCCAGGGAAAGCTCAAGGAGGCCCCGGTCATCGAGGCGAGCCTTAAGGAGTTCGACGATCTGGTCGAAAGCTCGGGCAGGGAGTACGCGGTAAAAGGGTAA
- a CDS encoding 4Fe-4S binding protein, giving the protein MDRFIEDKTTKVKVDYEGAEHKVDFNDLKTGGFIKQRQKDLFTVRLRCPGGRMPTDKLVEVSKLAHKYSKKGVVHFSFRQSLEILYVDYREFTPLVKELEAIGMKVASCGPRVRVPTACGGCEYNPNGLTDTQGLARMVDEKFFGTPTHHKFKISFSGCPIDCARTRGMDLGFQGLVEPEWEEPTCTGCTICSEACKEDAIESDPDTGKPIFSPDKCIYCGDCIRACPTGAWRAKRYGHTIRVGGKHGRHPIDAEEVATFVPDEKIPDVIEKTVEWYMAKGIRGERIGTTLARVGVEDLKKALEPVIGEIAAPEKERT; this is encoded by the coding sequence ATGGACCGCTTCATAGAGGATAAGACGACAAAGGTAAAGGTAGACTACGAAGGCGCCGAGCACAAGGTCGACTTTAACGACCTTAAGACCGGCGGCTTCATAAAGCAGAGGCAGAAGGACCTCTTCACCGTGAGGCTCCGCTGCCCCGGCGGCAGGATGCCCACCGACAAGCTCGTCGAGGTCTCCAAGCTCGCCCATAAGTACAGCAAGAAGGGGGTCGTGCACTTCAGCTTCCGCCAGTCGCTGGAGATACTCTACGTGGACTACAGGGAGTTCACCCCTCTGGTGAAGGAGCTCGAGGCCATAGGCATGAAGGTAGCATCCTGCGGCCCGAGGGTCAGGGTCCCCACGGCCTGCGGCGGCTGCGAGTATAACCCCAACGGGCTGACCGATACGCAGGGCTTGGCCCGGATGGTGGATGAGAAGTTCTTCGGCACGCCCACGCACCACAAGTTCAAGATATCGTTCTCGGGCTGCCCCATCGACTGCGCCAGGACCCGCGGGATGGATCTGGGCTTCCAGGGCCTTGTCGAGCCGGAGTGGGAAGAGCCCACGTGCACGGGCTGCACCATATGCTCCGAGGCCTGCAAGGAGGACGCCATAGAGTCCGACCCGGATACGGGTAAACCCATATTCTCCCCCGATAAGTGCATCTACTGCGGAGACTGCATAAGGGCATGCCCCACGGGCGCCTGGAGGGCCAAGAGGTACGGACATACGATAAGGGTCGGCGGCAAGCACGGACGCCACCCCATAGATGCCGAAGAGGTGGCTACCTTCGTGCCGGACGAGAAGATCCCGGACGTCATAGAGAAGACCGTCGAGTGGTACATGGCCAAGGGGATAAGGGGCGAGAGGATAGGCACCACACTCGCGCGCGTCGGGGTGGAGGACCTCAAGAAGGCCCTTGAGCCGGTCATTGGAGAGATTGCGGCTCCAGAGAAGGAGAGAACATGA
- a CDS encoding sulfurtransferase TusA family protein, with protein sequence MSEAKTEAAKAASPDISPDISIDLRGTLCPMNFVKTKLELEAMETGQVLEVVLDSGEPIQNVPKSIKEEGHKIVDVKREDDHFRIKVKKC encoded by the coding sequence ATGAGCGAGGCAAAGACCGAGGCGGCCAAGGCCGCGTCGCCGGACATATCACCGGACATATCAATCGACCTCAGGGGGACGCTCTGCCCCATGAACTTCGTCAAGACCAAGCTCGAGCTCGAAGCCATGGAGACGGGGCAGGTCCTCGAGGTCGTGCTCGACAGCGGCGAGCCCATCCAGAACGTCCCCAAGAGCATAAAGGAAGAGGGACATAAGATAGTGGACGTAAAGAGGGAAGATGATCACTTCAGGATCAAGGTAAAGAAGTGCTGA
- a CDS encoding ubiquitin-like small modifier protein 1 → MPIKVRIPTPLRKITDGKDEVEAAGSTVAELLDDLEKNYPGIKERICEEDGTPRRFVNFYLNDEDIRFKENTGTAVKDGDEISIIPAIAGG, encoded by the coding sequence ATGCCGATAAAGGTCAGGATACCGACGCCGCTCAGGAAGATCACCGACGGCAAGGACGAGGTGGAGGCCGCGGGCTCGACCGTCGCGGAGCTTCTCGACGACCTCGAAAAGAACTATCCGGGGATTAAGGAGCGTATCTGCGAGGAAGACGGAACCCCCAGGCGCTTCGTCAACTTCTACCTGAACGACGAGGATATCCGCTTCAAGGAAAATACCGGCACGGCGGTAAAGGACGGGGACGAGATCTCCATTATACCGGCCATAGCGGGAGGGTAG
- a CDS encoding NIL domain-containing protein produces MKKKVYLTYSKGLVKEPLIYQAGQLFKVTTNIRQASISEEVGLVALELEGEAPEIDKALRFFTQKGVKVEPIELDIIE; encoded by the coding sequence ATGAAAAAAAAGGTATACCTCACATACTCCAAGGGTCTCGTTAAGGAGCCCCTTATCTACCAGGCAGGCCAGCTCTTCAAGGTCACCACCAACATCCGCCAGGCCAGCATCTCCGAGGAGGTGGGGCTGGTGGCCCTCGAGCTCGAAGGAGAGGCCCCAGAGATAGATAAGGCCCTAAGATTCTTTACCCAGAAGGGCGTTAAGGTCGAGCCCATCGAGCTCGACATAATAGAGTAA
- a CDS encoding cysteine synthase yields MRSGKVLKEAPPVRTAPPMSHSIIELVGNTPLVRINGITAHLPEGVRVCAKLEGYNPGGSVKDRPALRMIEDAEKAGRLTGDKIILDSSSGNTGIAYAWIGTMKGHLVDLVVPENVSDERKKILNAFGANVIFSDPLEGSDGAIRHAWKLYVDNPEKYCKLDQYNNPSNPQAHYDTTGPEIIEQTGGEITHFVASIGTGGTIMGTGRRLREFNKDIEIVAVEPNCPLHGLEGLKHMESSIVPGIYHEEKLTRKIEASTEAAYDMTKRIAREEGFMVGQSSGAAMVAALEVAETLKRGTVVVIFPDGGDKYLSTRLWD; encoded by the coding sequence ATGAGAAGTGGAAAGGTTTTGAAGGAGGCGCCGCCCGTGAGGACGGCTCCTCCCATGAGTCATTCGATAATTGAGCTTGTGGGTAATACCCCGCTCGTCAGGATAAACGGCATCACCGCCCATCTTCCCGAGGGGGTTCGGGTCTGCGCCAAGCTCGAGGGCTACAACCCCGGGGGCTCGGTGAAGGACCGGCCCGCCTTGAGGATGATAGAGGACGCCGAGAAGGCGGGCAGGCTCACCGGCGACAAGATCATACTGGACTCGAGCTCGGGCAACACCGGCATAGCCTACGCGTGGATAGGTACCATGAAGGGGCACCTGGTGGACCTCGTGGTGCCGGAGAACGTGAGCGATGAGAGGAAGAAGATACTTAACGCCTTCGGCGCGAACGTCATATTCTCCGACCCGCTCGAGGGCTCGGACGGGGCCATACGCCACGCATGGAAGCTCTACGTCGACAACCCGGAGAAGTACTGCAAGCTCGACCAGTACAATAACCCCTCCAACCCCCAGGCGCATTACGACACCACGGGCCCGGAGATAATCGAGCAGACCGGCGGCGAGATAACACACTTCGTGGCCAGCATCGGCACCGGGGGCACCATAATGGGCACGGGCAGGAGGCTCAGGGAGTTCAATAAGGATATCGAGATAGTGGCCGTCGAGCCCAACTGCCCGCTCCACGGGCTCGAGGGGCTGAAACACATGGAGTCCTCGATCGTCCCTGGCATCTACCACGAAGAGAAGCTGACGAGGAAGATAGAGGCCTCCACCGAGGCCGCCTACGACATGACCAAGAGGATAGCCAGGGAAGAGGGTTTTATGGTGGGCCAGTCCTCCGGGGCGGCAATGGTCGCGGCCCTTGAGGTGGCCGAAACCCTGAAGCGCGGAACAGTGGTCGTCATATTCCCCGACGGCGGGGACAAGTACCTTAGCACCCGCCTCTGGGATTGA
- a CDS encoding M67 family metallopeptidase: MLRISGDAHDKIIEDSKGAYPHECCGVLVGSSGQERTVTKAIEVENLNKERARDRYEIDPAELNRVDREARKEGLDIIGIYHSHPDHPDRPSEFDRKRGQPEYSYVIVSVMGGNETTVKSWIFHDEGEPFEEEEIEVI; the protein is encoded by the coding sequence ATGCTTCGTATCTCCGGGGACGCCCACGATAAGATAATCGAAGACTCCAAAGGGGCCTACCCGCATGAGTGCTGCGGCGTGTTGGTTGGGAGTTCCGGACAGGAACGGACCGTCACAAAAGCAATAGAGGTCGAGAACCTGAATAAGGAGCGGGCCCGGGACCGCTACGAGATAGACCCCGCGGAGTTGAACAGGGTCGACAGGGAGGCAAGAAAAGAGGGGCTCGACATCATTGGGATATACCACTCCCACCCGGACCACCCGGACCGCCCCTCGGAGTTCGACAGGAAGAGGGGCCAGCCCGAGTACTCTTACGTTATCGTCTCGGTTATGGGAGGCAATGAGACTACGGTCAAGAGCTGGATATTCCACGACGAGGGGGAACCGTTCGAAGAGGAGGAAATAGAGGTAATATAG
- the moeB gene encoding molybdopterin-synthase adenylyltransferase MoeB — MMDFTEEQIERYSRHIILPEVGGKGQAKLLKSKVFVLGAGGLGSPALLYLAAAGVGTVGVADGDAVDLSNLQRQIIHNTDRIGTAKVLSAKQAMGELNPDVNVVTYNGRLTADNIRETIRDYDVVLDGSDNFPTRFLMNDAAFFEKKTLVSGSMFRFEGQIATFKGHEEKPCYRCLYPEPPPKGLVPSCQEAGVLGALAGVIGVLQAVEAIKEILGIGEGLAGRLMIFDALGMNFRKVKVRKDPDCELCGEKAVIKELTTYEEACEIAAAK; from the coding sequence ATCATGGACTTTACGGAAGAACAGATCGAGCGCTACTCGCGCCACATAATACTGCCCGAAGTCGGGGGCAAGGGACAGGCTAAGCTCTTGAAGAGCAAGGTCTTCGTCCTCGGAGCGGGCGGGCTCGGCTCGCCCGCGCTCCTCTACCTCGCGGCGGCCGGGGTGGGCACCGTAGGCGTGGCCGACGGGGACGCCGTGGACCTGAGCAATCTCCAGCGGCAGATCATACATAATACCGACAGGATCGGAACGGCCAAGGTCCTCTCGGCAAAGCAGGCAATGGGTGAGCTGAACCCGGACGTGAACGTCGTTACCTATAACGGACGCCTTACGGCCGACAATATACGGGAGACCATAAGGGACTACGACGTGGTGCTCGACGGCTCGGACAACTTTCCGACCCGGTTCCTCATGAACGACGCGGCGTTCTTCGAGAAGAAGACACTCGTCTCGGGCTCGATGTTCCGCTTCGAGGGGCAGATAGCCACCTTCAAGGGGCATGAAGAAAAACCCTGCTACAGGTGCCTCTACCCGGAGCCGCCGCCCAAGGGGCTCGTCCCGAGCTGCCAGGAGGCGGGGGTGCTCGGCGCGCTCGCCGGGGTCATAGGGGTGCTCCAGGCCGTTGAGGCGATAAAAGAGATTCTTGGCATAGGGGAGGGGCTCGCCGGACGGCTCATGATATTCGACGCCCTCGGGATGAACTTCAGGAAGGTGAAGGTCAGGAAGGACCCCGACTGCGAGCTCTGCGGCGAAAAGGCGGTAATAAAAGAGTTAACGACATACGAAGAGGCGTGCGAGATAGCCGCGGCCAAGTGA
- a CDS encoding radical SAM protein, producing the protein MKTTYFDNPGSLKIDLMLRGIRVEESLADIEAVSGRAGPGIDIVLPKGTLVNVPFGEEFTEDSPYLLKKGKRGYVISGEDGSGKVSAKLVPLPAFYGRKTTTGKAFSDIATVHGSYVVITPSPRCEFFNTSVECRYCAGNFDIKGADDTVYSIDEVLETTEAVLKERASGIVYLSIGFSQGDDGGIEFLAPYVRAVKKHFNCLVAVEALPPKRNRWIDETYALGADSILYNLEIFDKELFEVICPGRAELIGRDRYIESLKYAASIFPSGTVASHLIVGLEPPGSTCMGIEFLTDMGVVPILPVYRPSHGRALRIEPLTTEIIIPVYRYLYKTVKKKSINMNWVGDISMVTTPIEGRLLTDEKGGFGSVVESFYKTRLGARAAWGLSTLRRKLRVKDADEPSERRSGG; encoded by the coding sequence GTGAAGACCACATACTTCGACAACCCGGGCTCCCTTAAGATAGACCTGATGCTCCGGGGCATAAGGGTTGAAGAGTCGCTTGCCGACATAGAGGCCGTCTCGGGCCGGGCCGGGCCGGGCATAGACATAGTGCTTCCGAAAGGAACGCTCGTAAACGTCCCCTTCGGCGAGGAGTTCACAGAGGACTCCCCCTACCTCCTCAAAAAAGGGAAGAGGGGCTACGTCATAAGCGGAGAGGACGGCTCCGGCAAGGTATCGGCCAAGCTCGTACCACTACCGGCCTTCTACGGGAGGAAGACAACGACCGGGAAAGCTTTTTCCGACATAGCGACGGTGCACGGGAGCTACGTCGTGATAACCCCGTCGCCGCGCTGCGAGTTCTTCAACACGAGTGTCGAGTGCCGCTACTGCGCCGGGAACTTCGACATAAAGGGTGCGGACGATACGGTATATTCGATTGACGAGGTGCTGGAGACCACTGAAGCCGTCCTGAAGGAGAGGGCGAGCGGCATAGTCTACCTCTCCATAGGGTTCAGCCAGGGCGACGACGGGGGGATAGAGTTCCTCGCGCCTTACGTAAGGGCGGTAAAGAAGCACTTCAATTGTCTGGTGGCGGTCGAGGCCCTGCCGCCGAAGAGGAACCGATGGATTGACGAGACCTACGCGCTCGGGGCGGATTCAATCCTCTATAACCTCGAGATATTCGATAAGGAGCTTTTCGAGGTTATATGTCCCGGCAGGGCGGAACTCATCGGGAGGGACAGGTACATAGAGTCGCTCAAATACGCGGCCTCCATCTTCCCGAGCGGCACCGTCGCCTCTCATCTTATAGTGGGGCTCGAACCCCCCGGCTCCACCTGCATGGGCATAGAGTTCCTGACGGATATGGGGGTCGTACCGATACTGCCCGTATACAGGCCCTCTCACGGGAGGGCGCTCAGGATAGAGCCGCTCACGACCGAGATTATAATCCCGGTCTACCGGTACCTCTACAAAACGGTAAAGAAGAAGAGCATAAACATGAACTGGGTGGGGGACATAAGCATGGTAACCACCCCGATAGAGGGGAGGCTCCTTACCGACGAGAAAGGGGGGTTCGGCAGCGTGGTGGAGAGCTTTTATAAGACCAGGCTCGGAGCCAGGGCCGCCTGGGGGCTCTCCACGCTCAGAAGGAAGCTCAGGGTGAAAGATGCGGACGAACCCTCCGAACGGCGTTCGGGGGGCTGA